In Malania oleifera isolate guangnan ecotype guangnan chromosome 8, ASM2987363v1, whole genome shotgun sequence, a single window of DNA contains:
- the LOC131162028 gene encoding bet1-like protein At4g14600, which produces MASSSHGGGSFYGAAPYRSREGLSTRPVAHSDEIQLRIDPVHADLDEEVTGLRKQIRQLRNVAQEIESEAKFQNDFINQLQMTLIKAQAGVKNNMRKLNKSIIQHGSNHIVHVVLFALCIFGVVFLWSKLYRR; this is translated from the exons ATGGCGAGCAGTTCGCACGGGGGAGGTTCTTTCTACGGTGCTGCCCCTTACAGATCGAG AGAAGGTCTTAGCACGAGACCCGTCGCTCATTCTGATGAAATCCAATTGCGCATCGATCCAGTGCATGCCGACTTGGATGAGGAGGTCACGGGGCTCCGCAAACAGATTAGACAACTCAGAAAT GTAGCTCAAGAGATAGAGTCAGAAGCAAAATTTCAGAATGATTTTATTAATCAGCTG CAAATGACACTGATCAAAGCACAAGCAGGGGTGAAGAACAACATGAGGAAATTGAACAAAAGCATCATCCAGCATGGGTCGAACCACATTGTCCATGTGGTTCTTTTTGCACTTTGTATTTTTGGTGTGGTTTTTCTATGGTCCAAACTTTATCGAAGATGA